The nucleotide window GACCACAAAGACTGACAATCTCACCGATTCCGCTTGCCTGCATGGCTTCTTCAATCGCGTGGATATAACGCGGTGCGCTCTGTCTAGGAGTGTCCCGTCCATCCGTGATTGCATGAATAGCCACGGTCTGAATACCTTCTGCTGCAGCCCAGCGCAGAAGGCCGCAGAGGTGATCAACGTGGCTATGGACGCCTCCATCGGAACAGAGCCCGAACAAGTGAAGGGTTCGACCGGACTCACGCAAGCGCTCAGCCAGAGATCTGAGTGCTGGCACTGCTGGAAGTTGATTGGTGCGAACCGTATCTCCGATGCGCACGAGTTCCTGACGGATGATTCGCCCCGCACCGATGGTCAAGTGGCCGACCTCGGAATTTCCCATTTGCCCGTCAGGCAGTCCCACGTGGGAGCCGCTGGCCTGGATCAACGTGTTCGGGTATGCATGCTTCAGTGCATCCATCACAGGAGTTTCTGCGGATCGGATGGCGTTGAAGTCGCTGCCGTCACAATCTCCCCAACCATCCAGGATCGCCAGGACCACAGGGGCAACAGACAACCTCTGTTTGTGATGTCCAGCCAGGCGATCAACAGCGTTCACTCAGCGATACTCCCTTCTTAAGAACATCTCCAGAATCACAAGCTACCTCTAGATCCTCCCCGAGGTGAACCGTACCCAGCGGAAAGGTCAGCTTTCTCGGACTCTGCGCTGTGAAAACTGCATAAAATCGACTCTCTTAGAGGGGCTTAAGCCATGGGGTTGGGCACTCAGGGCGAACGAATCGAGATTCTCTCTTCCGATGAACTGAGGAGAACGTTGATGCGCCTCGCCTCTCAAGTGCTTGAGAGCGTTGGAGGGCTTGATGATCTTGTCCTTCTTGGGATCCCCACCCGTGGAGTGCAGCTGGCCTCGGTCTTAGCGCGTTCGCTGGAAGAGCAGGTCGGCCGCCCAGTGGCAAGGGGAACCCTGGATCCCACTTTTCACAGGGACGATCTGGAGCGGGTCGCTATGCGACCGATGACAGGCACAGACCTTCCCGTGAGTGTTGAGGGGCGTGAGGTGGTGCTCGTTGATGACGTGATTTTTACCGGTCGCACGGTGAGGGCTGCCCTTGAAGCCATTCAGGCCTGGGGACGGCCCCGCAGAGTTCTGCTGTTGGTGCTGGTGGATCGCGGGCATCGAGAACTGCCCATCCAGCCTGATTTCTGCGGGCGAATGGTTCAAACGCGTCGCAGTGAAACGATCGAACTGCGTCTGCTCGACGTGGATGGTGAAGAGGGGGTTTTCCTGCGCAGATCTCAGGACGCAACCTGAAGTTCGTCACTGCGGAAATGGGCCTTGTAGCGACCGAAGGCCACGATCACAGGAAGGGTCGGGCTGATCGGGCGCCCTTTCCATTCCGTCAGCACGGTCACCACCTCTCCCTCACTGCCCTGGAGATCGAAGGATGTGCCCCGATGTTCCGGATGGTTGTAGACCACCACTGATGAGGCGACGACGACCTTGTCACCAGGCTGCATGAAGTCACGAATCCAATGGGGCGAATTGTCTCACGGCCCCTTCGCTTTGCAGAGGCTTTCAGGCCCTTCCTCCACGAGGACACCGCCTAGATCTGAACACCCTGCAACGAAAGCGCTCCAGGGATCCATGCCCTCGCCAATGCGTTGTTCAACGGCAGCGTTCAAACGCTCCGTGTCCACGGTGTGATCTGGCAGATCACCGTGACTGGTATGACTTTGCTGATCGCGAAGATCTTTGATAGCAGTCTCTATCTGACGTCGGAGCGGCAGGGCATGGCGCTGCCACCAGGGATGGTCCAGTTGATTCAGCGCACTCAAGGCTTCCCACCATTGCCGCCGCCGCACACGCTCCTGCAGTCGCTCGTGATCGATGCGATTGCGATTCCAGGTCTCTTTCAAGCTGTCGCTGAGTTGGGCCCCAGTCCGTTGCCCCCTGGCCTCCAAAATTGACAGGGTGGCTAATGCCTTGTCGAGGTCTCCGGCACGGAACTGGGACAAAGCCTTGTCACGCACCTCACGGCGCCAATCCTGAAGCTGCTTGCGATCGGCAGCTTGCTGGGCTTTGGTGCCGACTGTTGAATTCACAAGTTGCGCTTGAAGTTCCAGTGCCTTGCTTGTGTCTCCGGCGTTCCACATGATCTGTGCCTGGCGCCGTCTGCAGACAGCCTGTTCCAATGGGGCCTCATTTCCTAACCAGCGCAACGCAGCCAATTGTTCTCCGTAGCGCAGGCAAGCTTCCAGGTCGCCAGCTTTGGCAGCGTCCCTGAGACGTTGCGGAAGTTGTCGCTCCCACCAATACGCAGTGCCACAGAGAATGGCCACACAACCCAGCGTGGCGATTAGCCAGAAGCGGGGTAGGGGGCGTCTGAGCGCCAAGGAACAATCATTTTTGAGTCAACCCATCTTGTCGCATTGGCGCAGAAGTCCAAGGTTGATCGAGTTCAGATGGGAGCCAGTGCTTCGATCTTCGCCCTTTTCGTATCACCGAATGGTTCCAAGGTTGATCGAGTTCAGATGGGAGCCAGTGCGTAAATCTTCACCCTCCATGATCAGATCGGCATGCTCATCGATGCGAAAGCGCAGTTTCAGGCAATCCTCTCCAGGCTGAGCCGGAGGGTTGAGCATGAGCTTGTAGTGAGGTGACGGGCATGCTCTGACCTCTGCTGCTCCAGGGTTGCGTTCGACAACCTGGGGAAGTCCATCGATCAGTCTCACTTCATGGCGCGTGTCCAGCTGAGGCTCTCCGAGCACGAACTCGATGGTGGTTTGATCGACAGCACTGGCACTCAACACCAGCTCAAAGGGTTGGCTGGATGGCCAGGGCTGGCCTGCCATAAAGAGCGGATGCCAGTGATGTCGGTTGCTGCGCCGGTCCCAGCAGCGCAATGAGATGCCCCTTTGCAGAAGATCGAGGATCTGCACGCCTGGTGTGAGGCTTAGGGCTCCGCTGGCAACAGCTTCCATCGGAGGAGGCGTGCGAAGTGGGATTGGGCTCATAACGGCGGTGAGCCATGTCCTTAGCTGAGGAAGATGTGCACCTCCACCCACCACCACAACAGCGTGAAGGTCGCTGCGGCGACAGCCGTGAACCTCGGCAGCGCGCAGGGTCCGTTGAAGAAGATCCTCCAGGAGTTCAAACAGTCCGCGTTCCTTCAACAGTTCACTCAACCGCCTGCGGTTCATCCGCAGGGGCGTGGGGGTCGCCAGCTCTGGACTGCTGGCTAGTTCCGTCAGCTCTTCGTCGTCGTTGATCTCGGTGCTTGAAAGCCGGCATTTGAGCCGTTCTGCCGCATCGAGAAGCGCGGTTAAACCATTCCCACTGGATGGGAGGCCTTGCGGCTGGAGCGCGTCAAGGATCCATCGGTCGAGATCTCTCCCTCCCAGATTGATACCAGCTTTGCCGAGAACACGTGCCTGGCGGAGGGTCTGGCGGCTTTCTCTGAGGTTTCGGCTCCGGAATCGCAGAAGCTGCGCCAGGGGGGCGGCGCGACCTTCGCCTCCTTCCAGAGCCACCAGCGACAGATCGAGCGTGCCACCACCAAGGTCAACAACGAGCATTTTCGCTCCAGCGGGTAACCCAGCACCGAGGGCTGCCGCCGTCGGTTCATCCACCAGTGCGATTTCAGGAATCCGCAGCGGAGCACAGGCATCCAACAGCCACTGCCGGTAAGGCGCGTCGGTCTCGACCGGTGCGGTGAGCACGAGGCGCTCGATGGTCAGATCCTGGGGAATACGCTTGCAAATTTCTTGAAGCAGGCGAGCCCCCGCCTGATCAGGACTAAGCCGCTGGCGCCATTCTGGCGGAGCCGGTTGGCCAATTAAGCGCTTGAAGTCCCGGTGAAGCTGGGGGGCATCGCGGTGGCCGAGACCACTTTCAATCACTTGGCGCCCCACGAGAGCACCGGTGGATTCGCGATCTTCAAGCCAGAGCATGGAAGGGACTGCCCCTGATTCGCGGCTGATCGGCGCGAGGTCGAGCAGTTGGATGTGAGGGCTATCGCAGGCTTGAAATGCCACCACGGTGGTGGTGTTCCCCAGATCGATCGCCAGGGTTCCGCGTTGGGAAAGATAAAGGTTTTGTTCGCCAGCGAGGGGTTTCGCCATCCCCATGGGCAGGTTGGAAGAACGACGAGGCTACGGGGATTAGTAATGGATCGGTTGCGTCGACTGGTGTTCTCCTTTTATCGGGAAGATCCAGAGATTGAGGCAGAGCTGGAACCCCTGCGGGACTGTCGTATGTCCCGTAGCTGGGGCACCATCCGCGTGGAGTGTGTTGACGCCGGTCATCTCGAAGAGGTGAGTGCATTGCTCAGTCATCTGCGTCGTCCGCTTGTGGCCATGGGACTCGGGCGTCAGATCGTGCTGCGTGTGCCGGGCAGACCTCAGCGCTGCTACCCGATGCATATTCCATTTCACAGCGACATGTTCACTTAGAATTGGCGATTAACAGGGAAAGGGCATGCTCACGGCAGGTGTTGACCATCAGGATCTCGCCAAGAGAGGAGAAAGCCTGATCCGTCAGTCCAGCAACCGCTACCTGACCACGGTTCGCATTGCGTTTCGTGCCAAGCAGCGTCGTTTTGACGATTTCGATGGGTTGCTCGAAGAATCCAGCGTGAAGCCTGTACAGCGGGCCATCGTTGAGCTCAGTGATGAGCAGGATCAGCCCGATCTCCTTCCGGGATGATTCAACAGGAGGGTTCTGGCTGGAGGCTGGCCAGGGATCCTCAGCGCTGTCCCTTCAGCGTTTTGATTGGTGGTGATACCTGGGCAGTAGAGCTCACTGAAGATGAGGCCGGCGCGTTGGCCTCTCTGATTTCAGACCTTGTCGACAACCATGCTGCGCTGCAGGGACAGCTGATGGCGGAGGAGGAGATCACGCTCGAGCTTGATCGCAATCCCTGGTGGGGGTGTCTTGAGGGGGATTGCCAT belongs to Synechococcus sp. WH 7805 and includes:
- a CDS encoding ferredoxin-thioredoxin reductase variable chain, encoding MQPGDKVVVASSVVVYNHPEHRGTSFDLQGSEGEVVTVLTEWKGRPISPTLPVIVAFGRYKAHFRSDELQVAS
- the pyrR gene encoding bifunctional pyr operon transcriptional regulator/uracil phosphoribosyltransferase PyrR; translated protein: MGLGTQGERIEILSSDELRRTLMRLASQVLESVGGLDDLVLLGIPTRGVQLASVLARSLEEQVGRPVARGTLDPTFHRDDLERVAMRPMTGTDLPVSVEGREVVLVDDVIFTGRTVRAALEAIQAWGRPRRVLLLVLVDRGHRELPIQPDFCGRMVQTRRSETIELRLLDVDGEEGVFLRRSQDAT
- a CDS encoding Hsp70 family protein — protein: MGMAKPLAGEQNLYLSQRGTLAIDLGNTTTVVAFQACDSPHIQLLDLAPISRESGAVPSMLWLEDRESTGALVGRQVIESGLGHRDAPQLHRDFKRLIGQPAPPEWRQRLSPDQAGARLLQEICKRIPQDLTIERLVLTAPVETDAPYRQWLLDACAPLRIPEIALVDEPTAAALGAGLPAGAKMLVVDLGGGTLDLSLVALEGGEGRAAPLAQLLRFRSRNLRESRQTLRQARVLGKAGINLGGRDLDRWILDALQPQGLPSSGNGLTALLDAAERLKCRLSSTEINDDEELTELASSPELATPTPLRMNRRRLSELLKERGLFELLEDLLQRTLRAAEVHGCRRSDLHAVVVVGGGAHLPQLRTWLTAVMSPIPLRTPPPMEAVASGALSLTPGVQILDLLQRGISLRCWDRRSNRHHWHPLFMAGQPWPSSQPFELVLSASAVDQTTIEFVLGEPQLDTRHEVRLIDGLPQVVERNPGAAEVRACPSPHYKLMLNPPAQPGEDCLKLRFRIDEHADLIMEGEDLRTGSHLNSINLGTIR
- a CDS encoding DNA-directed RNA polymerase subunit omega, whose translation is MLTAGVDHQDLAKRGESLIRQSSNRYLTTVRIAFRAKQRRFDDFDGLLEESSVKPVQRAIVELSDEQDQPDLLPG
- a CDS encoding DUF1818 family protein, with the translated sequence MIQQEGSGWRLARDPQRCPFSVLIGGDTWAVELTEDEAGALASLISDLVDNHAALQGQLMAEEEITLELDRNPWWGCLEGDCHAWSLRLILSSANSESRGVEVFWPAPAAAAAAATLRSLWDIPIDQLS